One Malus domestica chromosome 11, GDT2T_hap1 genomic region harbors:
- the LOC103448126 gene encoding succinate dehydrogenase subunit 6, mitochondrial, producing MADSSSSPSQSFVTKHWEGYKDFWCERFSFLNNYSKFVKRDKPLPPWSDSDVEAFIALDPVNGPALKTAREAVNFGLTGSVIGAVSTAGFAWKYSRSLHGAGLSFLAGGVFGWTFGQEVANHWLQLYRFDALAAQTKFLEWWQEKNERRS from the exons ATGGCCGATTCATCTTCGTCTCCTTCACAGTCCTTCGTTACAAAGCATTGGGAGGGTTACAAGGATTTCTGGTGCGAGCGATTCTCCTTCCTCAACAACTACTCCAAGTTCGTCAAGCGGGACAAGCCCCTCCCTCCCTGGTCCGACTCCGACGTCGAAGCCTTCATTGCTCTCGACCCTGTCAATGGCCCCGCT CTGAAGACTGCTAGGGAAGCAGTGAACTTTGGTCTTACGGGAAGTGTTATTGGAGCGGTATCAACTGCTGGCTTTGCGTGGAAATATTCAAGGAGTTTACATG GTGCTGGACTGTCCTTTCTAGCTGGAGGTGTTTTTGGCTGGACATTTGGACAGGAAGTTGCAAATCACTGGCTGCAACTTTACAGGTTCGACGCCTTGGCTGCACAAACCAAGTTCCTTGAGTGGTGGCAAGAAAAGAACGAGAGACGATCTTAA
- the LOC103448139 gene encoding uncharacterized protein, with translation MALTSTSNESADANAKALDRLNHLKEQIGTETTNFQVLIPDSTSQHFILGPALKSTKRLPDCYNSEFPKRKTEEFLLNNQNAKFYERFYEHRGLWPTNDPNWVPWFERVEDQKGYIWHKAGIYDILQFSKFAIPFNRSLVLAALCFWSTSTNSFHLRHGPLTITLLDLSALLGLRPDGPQFDALVANSISIPDDNFGIRITKNSSFSSFIKEHNKIEGLVTDEEHVAFLHYWLCRYLLCSRSFKIVTSNLPLAVALSRGEPYALGPLVLAYLYRGIKDLLDSELGAAGGPIWILQLWLHTYFPKVRPSCFSVPNLTCEGLKYVFFEGPEFSFHDCLLYLSHLDTEENFNFMPYSKSDALPRWLIFPRSEMTKTGISTILDMWASFLVSRDLPGCITCGKSGKKICGVEAYCPNLCARQFGLIQDVPAPPFFSFNTDFSERTVFQSSEQFQELEATASHLFKKLKFVPFSLLPRATSSFKGWWAKYYEEVFPRDQDLIHLFKLQDLDQNRPLPPLKANDALKKRKESTLIQTERPCSDRLQVHPPEKRIKCVAPQVEDGEEANPLPTFQCLSGRGRAHCKKRTTKKAFPFWRSIIKGKYLSHANPTEAKVLASQGTTHRSKNESEIRRGKSFGKTRITKEEVHRLLINLTKSDSEFYSQAKEAIYEKSTSPPLSKRQQSDLDMQHIAEVTEHNSIPKLEDVPPTEVADASNAKLPSQISSPPSEESAESRPPQVAQSPLQAVSSHPNTISKESGSYRSHFHDNLDVKMSKPLHSARALDFLDTYLHHHPDACLLAITEDAPIPDSYEISQAKAKIQSITALSMDEVMEIECLRNLKLSLEILLNAYDRTGVEYANIENVQVKLAAVKSKYHKANGTVAEVRKKFNQKIALEQEVEVYNRLFSKAQADEEKLQACIIVQKSRVEELEKKLVEEKGNLEKLEELNSNHKTEMDEFRCKLEHSQKLLLDHCMHDKTWVKKAMQAKNDFKSMEATWVQIQKLLSLISVQKTGEVQRSLQ, from the exons ATGGCTCTTACATCCACCAGCAATGAATCGGCTGACGCCAACGCCAAGGCTCTTGACAGATTGAACCACCTGAAGGAGCAAATAGGCACCGAAACTACAAATTTTCAAGTACTTATCCCTGATTCGACTTCCCAACACTTTATCTTAGGTCCTGCTCTGAAATCCACAAAAAGGTTACCTGATTGTTATAATAGTGAGTTTCCTAAGCGGAAAACTGAAGAGTTTCTTCTAAACAATCAAAATGCCAAATTCTACGAAAGGTTTTATGAACACCGTGGTTTGTGGCCTACTAACGACCCTAATTGGGTCCCTTGGTTTGAAAGAGTCGAAGATCAAAAAGGCTATATTTGGCATAAAGCGGGAATATATGATATTCTCCAATTCTCTAAGTTTGCCATTCCTTTCAATCGTTCTTTAGTACTTGCTGCACTCTGCTTTTGGTCAACTTCCACAAACTCTTTTCATCTTCGTCATGGTCCCCTTACTATTACTCTGTTAGATCTTAGTGCTCTGCTAGGACTTAGACCAGATGGTCCCCAGTTTGATGCTCTCGTTGCTAATTCCATCTCCATTCCGGATGATAACTTTGGCATTCGAATTACAAAGAACTCCTCCTTTTCTTCCTTTATTAAAGAACATAACAAAATTGAGGGCCTTGTGACAGATGAAGAGCATGTGGCATTTCTTCACTACTGGCTTTGTCGTTACCTCCTTTGTTCTCGTTCGTTCAAGATTGTTACATCCAATTTACCCTTGGCTGTGGCTTTATCTAGGGGTGAGCCGTACGCTTTAGGACCCCTTGTTCTTGCTTACTTGTATAGAGGGATAAAGGACTTGCTTGATTCAGAGTTGGGTGCTGCTGGTGGTCCAATTTGGATTCTTCAACTTTGGCTTCACACATACTTTCCTAAAGTACGTCCCAGTTGCTTTTCAGTACCCAACCTCACTTGTGAAGGACTGAAATATGTATTTTTCGAAGGACCCGAGTTTTCCTTTCACGATTGTTTATTGTACCTGAGCCACTTAGACACAGAAGAGAACTTTAACTTCATGCCATATTCAAAGTCAGATGCGTTGCCTCGATGGTTGATCTTTCCTCGGTCTGAAATGACCAAAACTGGAATTTCTACAATCCTGGACATGTGGGCAAGCTTTCTGGTTAGCCGTGATCTTCCTGGTTGTATCACTTGTGGAAAATctggaaaaaaaatttgtggtGTGGAAGCATATTGCCCAAATCTCTGTGCCCGTCAGTTCGGCTTGATTCAGGACGTTCCTGCTccccctttcttttctttcaatacCGACTTTTCTGAGAGGACAGTGTTTCAAAGTTCCGAACAATTCCAGGAGCTTGAGGCTACCGCATCTCACTTGTTCAAGAAACTTAAATTTGTTCCATTTTCACTTCTACCTAGAGCCACCTCATCGTTCAAAGGCTGGTGGGCAAAATACTATGAGGAAGTGTTTCCTCGTGATCAAGATTTAATCCATCTTTTCAAGCTTCAAGACTTGGACCAGAACAGACCACTTCCTCCCCTTAAGGCAAATGATGCTTTGAAGAAGCGTAAAG AGTCAACCCTTATACAAACTGAACGCCCCTGTTCTGACCGACTGCAAGTACACCCACCAGaaaaaagaatcaaatgtgtGGCTCCGCAAGTTGAGGATGGAGAAGAAGCAAATCCTCTGCCTACTTTTCAATGCCTGAGTGGACGAGGGAGAGCTCATTGTAAGAAAAGAACGACCAAAAAAGCATTTCCGTTTTGGAGAAGTATAATAAAGGGGAAGTATCTATCTCATGCCAACCCAACTGAGGCAAAGGTTTTGGCAAGCCAAGGAACCACTCATCGATCCAAAAATGAATCCGAGATTAGACGAGGCAAAAGTTTTGGAAAGACAAGGATAACCAAAGAAGAAGTGCACCGGCTTTTGATTAATCTAACAAAGTCCGATTCTGAATTCTATTCTCAGGCTAAGGAAGCCATCTATGAGAAAAGCACGAGTCCTCCTCTGTCAAAAAGACAACAATCTGATCTAGATATGCAACACATTGCTGAAGTAACTGAACATAACAGTATTCCTAAGCTGGAAGATGTGCCACCTACTGAGGTTGCGGATGCTTCAAATGCGAAGCTTCCTAGTCAAATTTCATCTCCTCCCAGTGAAGAATCAGCTGAATCTCGGCCTCCTCAAGTAGCTCAATCCCCGCTTCAAGCAGTGTCATCGCATCCAAATACTATAAGTAAAGAAAGTGGTTCCTACCGCTCCCATTTTCATGACAATCTTGATGTCAAG ATGTCAAAGCCCCTGCATTCTGCCCGAGCTTTGGACTTTCTGGATACTTATCTCCATCATCATCCAGATGCTTGTCTCTTGGCTATAACTGAAGATGCTCCCATTCCTGATTCCTATGAGATTTCTCAAGCCAAGGCCAAGATCCAAAGTATCACCGCACTCTCTATGGATGAAGTCATGGAAATTGAATGTTTACGGAACCTGAAGTTGTCATTGGAAATCTTGCTAAACGCCTATGACCGAACTGGAGTTGAGTATGCGAACATTGAAAATGTCCAGGTGAAGCTTGCTGCTGTGAAGTCCAAGTACCACAAGGCCAATGGAACCGTAGCTGAAGTGAGAAAAAAATTTAATCAGAAGATAGCACTGGAACAAGAAGTAGAAGTCTATAATCGCCTTTTTTCAAAAGCTCAAGCGGATGAAGAAAAGTTGCAAGCTTGCATCATTGTACAAAAATCAAGGGTTGAAGAGCTGGAGAAAAAATTGGTTGAAGAAAAAGGTAATTTGGAGAAATTGGAGGAGTTAAATTCCAACCACAAAACCGAAATGGATGAGTTCCGTTGCAAGCTTGAGCACAGCCAGAAGCTGCTTCTGGATCATTGTATGCATGATAAAACTTGGGTGAAGAAAGCAATGCAGGCCAAAAACGATTTTAAATCGATGGAAGCAACTTGGGTTCAGATCCAAAAATTGCTTTCCTTGATTAGTGTCCAGAAAACGGGGGAAGTACAGCGATCATTGCAGTAG